Proteins co-encoded in one Acipenser ruthenus chromosome 3, fAciRut3.2 maternal haplotype, whole genome shotgun sequence genomic window:
- the rps20 gene encoding 40S ribosomal protein S20, giving the protein MAFKDTGKAPVEAEVAIHRIRITLTSRNVKSLEKVCADLIRGAKEKNLKVKGPVRMPTKTLRITTRKTPCGEGSKTWDRFQMRIHKRLIDLHSPSEIVKQITSISIEPGVEVEVTIADA; this is encoded by the exons ATG GCATTTAAGGACACTGGCAAGGCACCTGTGGAGGCTGAGGTTGCAATCCACCGCATCAGAATCACCCTGACAAGCCGCAATGTGAAGTCTCTGGAAAAGG TTTGCGCAGACCTGATCCGTGGTGCCAAGGAGAAAAACCTGAAGGTGAAGGGGCCTGTTCGCATGCCAACCAAG ACTCTGCGCATCACAACCAGGAAGACTCCTTGTGGTGAAGGTTCCAAGACCTGGGATCGTTTTCAAATGCGTATCCACAAGCGTCTGATCGATCTGCACAGCCCATCTGAGATCGTCAAGCAGATCACGTCCATCAGCATTGAACCTGGTGTAGAAGTTGAGGTTACAATTGCAGATGCATAA